TGGGGAACCACGAGGAGTCCCTTTCCCACAGAGAGATGTGATGAGTGGATGGGGACCGGCCAGCATGTCTTTATGGGGAGAAAGTGGGAAGGAATTGCTGGGGAAAGTTTGTCCTGGGAGCTTGGTACCAGCAGTTGGCCTATTTCCTCAGCACATTCTGAGGTAGCAAGCCCACGGTCTTGCCATTTCCTGTGCACAGCCAGACTCTCTTTTATGTCTTTCTGCCAGGACTTTTTAAACTTCAAGAACCAGCTCGGCGCTCAGTTCTTCAGTGGTGCCTTCCTTAACTGATGCAGGCAGAGCTGGTCACTCCCTCGTCTGTGTTCCCTCAGCACTGTGTTTCAGGGGTTGCCGAAACACTTGTTACCTTGTTCAGGGCCAGCGTCTTAGCTGAATTTGAAATTTCCTTGCCTAGCACAGTGGCCACAGCATAGATAGCACTCAAGGAGGACCTGTCGAGTGGATGAATGAAGCAAAGCTAGCATGGTTCATTAGGAAGGGCCCTGGAGTGGTACCAGAGGATGTCAATTCTGCCCCTAACTTTGTCACAAAGTGAATATCAGACATGCCATACAACTAAAATACTCACATAAAACCCATGTACCAATggagaaattattattatataggaCAAATCtgtgtcttttgaattttttgagagactctctgtctttctctgtctctttgtctctctctgtctctctttgcctctgtctctgtctctgactgtttctctgtgcctgtctctttgtccccctcccccttctctctctctcttccacacacatacacacacaccctgtaTCACCAATGAAATATTCCACACTTATGATGAGAATGCATTTAACCTCCACCCTCCCATCTGTCCTCCCTTGGACCCCCAGGTTGAAGCACAGCTTCCCCCAGTGAGGCACAGCATGaaactttctcctttctcctttctccttgacCATTGTTACTTACGTGAAGACCTCAAACCCCCATCCTGCCAAAGCAGTGAAAAGCCTGGGACCCAGGTCTCGAGCCGGGTTCATGGCGTTGCCACTGTTCATCCCCAGAGAGGAAGTAAGGACAGCAATCAGGAGGCCAACAGCAATGGGCTCTAGACCTCTGGGGACTCCCAAGTTTCTCGAGTCAAAAATGGCAAAGACAACAATGATGAGGAACATGGTGGATGCTAcctggggagggagaaaatgTACAAGGGGGTTAGCTTAGCTTGCTCCCACTTGCCCACCTCAAAACTCATCCCCTCTTGTTAAAAACAGACATAGGAATAAGTAACCTGCACGGGTGAgcactctgtgccagacacttctTGTCACAGCTGTGCTAGACGTGAGTGCTAATATCATTCTCCGCCACAGATTAGTTACCTGCCCAAGGGGGCACTGCCAGTGGCAGTCGCGTGTGGATCCAGAGAGTTCACTCAGGAGACTGCCGTCTTTACTGCAATCTCGTGCTAAGCTACTACCCAGCCAAACAGAAAGCAAGCTGCTGGCTGGAAAAATGAACCAAGGGCCTCCCTCAAACTGGTGAGAAAAATAATGTGAGGCATCAATAGgtaaatgggcaaaagaaatgaaaaaaaaattcatgaaagaaaaatagacttaAGAAACAAGTAAGTGGGCAAAACTGatttgtaatgaaaaataaaatgcaactaaTACCAAATGTTAGGGAAGTGATGCCGGTTCTTTCAGGCTTCCCTAGTTGAACTAAACTCATACTACACTTTGTAAAGGCAGTTCAACAGTAGTTTAGCAAcatgcattaaaaaattattatttacttaatttgaCCCAGTTGGATATGTGAGAACCATAccatggaaataatctaaaatatggggaaaaatcttaaaacaaatatgcaaataaataatgaagcattatttatagtacTGGAAAACTGGAGTCCACATCCACAGGGAAAAGGCTAACTATATTACAGGGTGCCCATTCTGTGGTCAGTTATATAGCCATTAAAAGCAGTAAATATAAAAACGATATGgcagcaacatttaaaaattcatatgatattcagttaaaaattatatgtgcattacattttatatttgaaaacacGCATAAAATGCAAGTTGTAAGAGATTTTGCAAACAATAACAGCGGTGTTCTGAAGTGGTGCAGTGTAGCAGGTGTTTGCCCCACtctctgttttctaaaatttccaaGTGATCATTTAACTTTAACAGCTAAATGACAGCTACTATTGTCcaagtgcttattatgtgccagggaCGTCACATACTTTCTCTCGTTAGAACTTCACAAGAATCCATGAGATAAATTCTATTTATTGCCagtttacagacaaggaaatgtgGATAGCGGTTAAGAAACTTGACCAAGGGCACACAGCTCATAAGCAGAAGAATCAGGATAAGAATCAGGCAACTGATTTTAGACCAGAAGAGTTGTGCTGTTGGCTATACCACAGGTGCTTGGATGCAGCTTGTTTAAATGTCAATAAGGCAGAGACACTTCTAGCTGCCTGGAGAGTCTGGATAAAACTGTGCACATGGGGAGACACGGACAACCCGTGATACTCTCTCAACTACCACACTTCACAGTTCTTGAACTaagataaaaatgtcttttcttgaGGCGTCCATGTTTTAGATCACGTGCACAAAAGAGACAGTTAGAGTGAAGCAAACCCTAATGCCCCTACAGGGGTTGAAGTGTCCAGTCATCCActtctctctgaacctcaactGATGTGAAACGGTGTATATAttaaagaggaggcaggagacttAGTGGTGTCAACTTTGGCAAGGGCAAGAATTGGTCAACAAAGCTTGGCTTACGCTTAGGGACCTCTGACTTTGGAAACATAGCCTTTCTTTTCTGATAGGCCTATGATGTTCATATACATCCCCCTCATTAGATTATGTCTTTTCACCAAAGCTAAGTCTTTGCTGAATGTGCACTTACTTGTTCTGCGAATGCATTTGCCAGAGACAGATACGGAGCTGGGTATGTTGCAAAAATGTGAGCTGTTGCATTTTCTCCCACGATGAGCAGTTTTCCACCAGCAAAAGACATAAATGCATCTACGGAAGACAGAGCCCTGGCACATTAGTGTCCTCTGGGCAGGGGTGAGAGGGGCCTCAGCCAGGTCCTGTGATGAACAACTAACTGCAGGCAGACATGCAGGTTCCGCTTGGCAGATCCACATCATTTGCCTCTCTTCACTTCGCAGTATGGTTGTTTTAGGGACGTCCAGAGAAATCCCAGCACGGCGGGTCAGGGAAAGAAAGCCCCGGCTACCCTTGATGGTTCACTCCAAACTCTAGCCAAATCCCCACTCAGTGGATCCCGGGATCCAGTTTTCTCTGGGGGAAAATCTTGGAATTTTCAAGATTGACCTGAAGCCAAAGTGAAGCTTGGACCTACTCTAGGCAGAATTCATGATGCCCAGTGGGGTCTCCATAACTCCTAATGATAGTCCAGAATTTGAGGGTGTCAGGTACAGTGAAGATGCCCTTGGAGCAAGGGACAGAGCAGTCCCTGGCACTGCCAGCGCCGCTCCCAGGCCTCTCCTGCCACAGCAGCCAGCTCTCTGGGCTTCTGATCTGGTCTTGAATTCCTATTTACTCTTTCTACACTCTTGTTTCTTAGAACATGCTATGGGAAGAGGTCCCTTTCCACAATGTATCTCTCTTAGGCTTGGCTCATAAAGTCTAGTTCCTAAGAGCTTCAGTGTGAGAGACATACAATATTGAAACTTGCCTTGGGTTGGAGAGAAGGAACTACTTTACAGTTGATTTTATGGACCCCCAAGATTTTTTAGTGTGAAGGGCCTCAGAAGTCATCTAGttcaattctttcattttccagaggaggaaactgcgACCATTAAGGTCAGACGACATACACAGCTACATACTCGGTTCACCTGGAACTAAAGTCTGGGTCTTCGATGATCAGTACTGTGGTTCCCCCAGGGCTGTTGCAGAAAGGAAGCCCTGGCTATTGGACGGGAGAGAGATGTTCCCTACCCAGCCCATTTCTCTCTGTACTCCCTCCCTTCAAAGACTTTGTTCCAGGTTCCCTCTCTAAATACTTACTCATCAGACCCTTTCCCGCCAGTCCATGGCTCCTCTCCCGGCCAAATCAGGGAAAGCCCTGGAGAAGCCACTGGCCTGTTGCTTATTCCGGCATTGCTCACTGTAGTGCTGGTTGGGTCTAAAGATAGACTTCCTTTAAGTTCTGCTCTGCATTTAAGTCGTGACCATTTTCATTAAGGGGCTTCATGAATTTGCCCTAATGATAATGTTGGCCCCGTTATTTAGAACTTAGGACTCTTAGAACTGCCTTTAAAGTGTAGAACGCTTCCTGTTCCTGGCTTATCTCATCTCTTCCAACCAAGTAATCCTGATTTTCAACTTAACGCACAGCTCTCCCTAATATCTGGACTCAGGAGCTCTACTCACCATAGTAAATGCCAAAGAGGACTGCGGACCCTGCAAAGGCTCCTAAGAGCTGGGCGCCCACATAAAAAGGGAATTTGACCCACTTCATCCGTCCAAAAAGACACATTGCGAAAGACACGGCTGGGTTGACGTGTCCACCTGCAAGGAAGAGAAGGTGATTAGGAAAGTCAGAGGGTAGGCCAGAGAGAATTATTGTGAGGAAAACCTTATCTGGAGACCTCAGACAGAACTCAATCTTCTAAACAGGGGACTGTATGTTAGGAGacgcgggtgtgtgtgtgtgtgtgtgtgtgtgtgtgtgtgtgttgagtggaGAGGAAGGGGATCTTACCACCCTCATGGCATCATTAGACATTGTTTAGGAAGTTCAGCTTTCTGAAAGGGAAGTCAAATATAGAAAGAAACTTGTACTCAAgtggttcattttctttctatttttctttcttgctgtctatctgtctttctttctttctatctacctaccatccatccatctatctactgGGTTATGCCTATCTATAAAGCAATAACCCCAAAGAGACTGATGTAAACTGTTAACTTCAGTATATTGTTAAGGGAACATACTTACACATCTAGTAATTCCTGAGTCCACATCCAGAGGTCACAGAAGCAAGGTTAGAACTAAAAAGAGACGTCTCTTTAAGGGGAAACGGCCCCTCCTCCACGGTCTGTGCCTCTCACTGAGGTAAGGGGCTCAGTTTACTCTGGGGTGGTCACAGCGTCTGGGTGGATTCTCTGCAGTCCCTCTGGGTAAAGGATGTGTATCTCACACACAGAAATGGAGCAGCATTCCATTCACTCCAACCTCAGCTCTGACTTGAGACGTCAGCCTCCTTGATTCTCATGTCTCTGCAAGACCAGAGAGAGGGCCTGCTCTGGGGTGGGTCCCTGATATCCCCCGCTGGCTTCACTGGTAGCAACAACACTTACTGAACACTTGCGAGATGCTGTCACAGGGGTATGACATGTGCTTGGTCCCCCTAAGAACCCAGTGAGACAGGTACTACTCTAGCTAAtcggtgaggaaactgaggcacagaagtaaTGTCTTAAGGCCACATGGCTAATGAGTGTTAGGTCTAGGATTCAAGTCCAGGTTTATTTGAACTCTAGGGCCTGTGTTCTAGGTTATACCTCTTTCAGTTTATAAAAGTTTCTCTGCCTTAGAgggccagaaaataaaaaagaatttcaaaaatcatCTCTGAGCACGTGGGCTTGCTTCCTAGGTGCAAAGCGTACTTACTTATGTGAAGAGTATGGACCACGTCTTGGGGGGGAGGGCATGAGTGTCTCTGGCAATGTGGCCACACTGAAATGTGGGCCTGTGGCTTGTGGGAAACAGTGTGAACAAAggagtgatggtgatggtgatactTTGCCATTTGAACCCCGCTTCCGCTGCTTTTGGAAgcctccaccctcagcctccGCCGTGAAGAAAGCCATGCTTTTCCTGAGTCTCTAAGCCAATGTGGGAGGGGTTCTGGCTGCTGGCTAAACCATGAGGGTCCTTTCTTCACCAGTCTCTGCCACTGGGGGGGCtaatataaacaagaaaatgccAATATATCAAAGCACAGATGACTTCCTAAAGCCTTACAGACATGTCTACTGTTTTGTCTTACTTTTATATCCAAGAgggtcacagttctggagactggcaGGAGTACACCTTACTAGGAAAGCTGGAAACAGGGGTTAAGAGAGGGGAGCGCAAGGGCAGTGGGAAGTTCCTGAAGTCAGCCCTGTTCCTCTTCTCCCAGAGGCTGGCTGGAGGGTAGCTGCCACCCAGCCAGCCTGGAGGGACCCATTGTGAAAAGACAAGGGGACATAAAAAATCAACTCCAATCAAAAATACTTCCTCTCAGATGAGCCCACCAATGGGGGATTTATGGTTTAACACGctcttcttccaaaataaaacttGCTGTAGTTAGGCTTATGCTTTTAGCCTCTCAAAAGCACCCAGAGACAGGAGCTGTTTGTTACTCACCTTGACCTTCACATGCTGCAAGGCACTTAGTAGGTATTCAAGATATGAAAGTTGGGGAAGTAAATAGAGTCCTTTATTCAGATAGCTCAGACTGCAAAGATCTACAGAAGGAAAGTTGTTTGGGGGTCAGAGagggtgtgtctgggagggtgCTCCGCGAAGCAATGAGGGAAGTTTCTCCTTGCAGAGGTGAGTGATCACTCAGCTTACCCAAAGGACAGAGCAGAGCAGtgtagtggaaagaacatgggtGCTAGAGTCAGAGAGGGCCACTCTCAAATCTTGGCCCTGCCAAGGTTGTGATGATCAGATTATTCCCATGAAGAGCCCAGGGGGTGTAGATGGAGCCCACGAGGCCTGAGATGAAAGTCTTACATGAGCAGGCCGAACTTTTCCAAGGTTCTGTCTTAGAtgggtcccctcctccccaccacccacagaTAAATCTGTGATAGAGATAATATTTCATTTGTCATTAAGCAaagcttttttgcttttttcaatgaatttttactGCTTATAAAATGCTATATCAAAAACAACCGCCATAGTATAGGGACAAGTAAGCAATGTAAACACTTCTTGGGGGATGGTGCGTAATTAGGGCGTTATGAGTTCTGATTGGCCAGATTGGATTGCCAGACTACTGGCATATTCTCAAGGGAGCAGGGTGCGGTAACTGCCTTGCAGTAAGGTGATGTTTTATATTCCAAAACCAGATGTCAGCTGACCTTACCAGTCTGGACCACAAAGTGGGATCCCATTTATGTTTATGCCCAGTATACATTGGTTATTTTTGGAATTCTCAAAGAGGGCCTCACATGTGCCCACAAACCAATGTGTTAGCTGCAGCCACCTTAAGAAAGTCACCTCCCACCATGTAGTCTTCCTCTCCTATTTCTGAGGCTGCTGAAGCCAATACTGAGTCTGCGTGGATGTCATTGGTGGGCCAGTGTGTTGTCTGTGCATGTCCCCCCCAGTTCTCAGGGAGCCTGGATATAACTAATAGAGATGGGGAAATAATCCTCCTTTCCAACTCAATGCTACCTTTTATCAGCCAAGCTCAGATACTGCTCTACCTGTACTTTGAGATCTCACAGTCTCTCATAAACAGTTTGGACAGCTCCAGAGCTGCGCCCGGAAATAACCTCTAGTGAAAACGGTCCCGTCAGTTCTAGCCCGCACCCCTCTGAGCACAGGGGCTTAACCCCAGGCTAAAGGCCAGATGGGAAGACTCCACACCATCCgtcactccctctcctccttcctgctggcccCTGCCCCTTTTCCTCCTGTGGCAACTCCAGATATACCAGTGGATGCAAACAGACATTGTCAGCAGTGGTGGCGAAGGGTGTTAGCTACGTTGGTAGAGTCTGGGACCAATTTACcctaagtaaatatttgatgacatTCAATTCAGGGTTTTATGCAGGTGAAATACTGCAAAACCACATTtccacctaaaaaaaaagaaaaaatagctgAGAATATCCCTACATTTATATTGCATGGTTTGTGGAAACCACACTTGTGTGGATGCAGTTGGGAGCATGTAGGGGGAGACATTGGAGCATCCTACCTGCTTATTCGAAGCCAGGAGTGTGTTCCGTGTCTGGTGTCAAGGCCTGCACTGTAATTAAAGCCTTGGCACGTTCAGGGTGGTCCCTTGGTTATTCCTGTGCCTTAGGTAGGCAGTACAGTGCTGGGTTCACAGCAAAGGTTCGGCAAGAGTTTGAACAGAAACACTGCTCATGCCAAAAAAAACTGCACGTACAGGACTCTGTAAGCCA
This is a stretch of genomic DNA from Camelus ferus isolate YT-003-E chromosome 6, BCGSAC_Cfer_1.0, whole genome shotgun sequence. It encodes these proteins:
- the AQP9 gene encoding aquaporin-9 isoform X1, encoding MQSETRQRKKSWKQRLVLKSSLAKEMLSEFLGTFIMIVLGCGSVAQAVLSRGHFGGIVTIIIGFPMAVAMAIYVTGGVSGGHVNPAVSFAMCLFGRMKWVKFPFYVGAQLLGAFAGSAVLFGIYYDAFMSFAGGKLLIVGENATAHIFATYPAPYLSLANAFAEQVASTMFLIIVVFAIFDSRNLGVPRGLEPIAVGLLIAVLTSSLGMNSGNAMNPARDLGPRLFTALAGWGFEVFTAGNNFWWIPVVGPFVGAAIGGLIYVVFIEIHQPDPKADLEAEQPEDKPEKHELDAVM